From the genome of Negativicoccus succinicivorans, one region includes:
- a CDS encoding ESPR-type extended signal peptide-containing protein, whose product MNRIYEVIWNKSKNSCSVVSEMAKNLGKTSGCRNKAVLAAMILSLLSAGGLAYAEDPATPPAAPDKKIPYFSVNANNSAKPAGTNWESDGAKGAASIAVGPSAGAQGDFSAAVGPWAKTDGKYANAFGVMTNATGKYATAVGPYAKAVGDYTLAAGKGAKSTAKGAAAFGASAQAVGDQSSAFGVAANASGRDAIAAGSNTVAGAANASAFGAAANATGESATAVGAFADASGKFSLAAGDKAKASANRATALGYMAKAEGVYSL is encoded by the coding sequence ATGAACAGAATATACGAAGTCATTTGGAACAAGAGTAAAAACAGTTGTTCCGTGGTATCGGAAATGGCGAAAAATCTCGGCAAAACTTCCGGTTGCCGCAACAAAGCGGTGCTGGCCGCGATGATCTTGTCTTTGTTGTCCGCGGGCGGTCTCGCCTACGCGGAAGATCCCGCGACGCCGCCGGCGGCACCGGATAAAAAAATTCCCTACTTCTCGGTTAATGCCAATAACAGCGCCAAACCCGCAGGGACGAACTGGGAAAGTGACGGCGCTAAAGGTGCCGCTTCGATAGCAGTCGGACCGTCTGCAGGCGCGCAGGGAGATTTCTCGGCGGCGGTAGGGCCCTGGGCTAAAACGGACGGTAAATACGCGAACGCCTTCGGCGTGATGACCAATGCGACGGGAAAATATGCTACGGCGGTAGGACCCTATGCAAAAGCGGTCGGCGATTATACCTTGGCGGCGGGAAAAGGTGCAAAGTCAACTGCAAAAGGCGCAGCCGCTTTCGGCGCATCTGCGCAAGCGGTCGGTGATCAGTCGAGCGCTTTCGGCGTGGCGGCCAATGCGAGCGGAAGGGATGCGATAGCGGCAGGAAGCAATACCGTTGCCGGCGCCGCGAATGCATCTGCTTTCGGTGCCGCTGCCAACGCGACGGGAGAATCTGCTACGGCAGTGGGCGCCTTTGCTGATGCGAGCGGTAAATTTTCCTTGGCGGCGGGCGACAAGGCAAAGGCAAGCGCGAATCGGGCGACAGCATTAGGATACATGGCAAAAGCAGAGGGCGTTTATTCCTTGG
- a CDS encoding YadA-like family protein — protein VAAVAVGNEEEGFTRQVTGVAAGTEDTDAVNVVQLKKLASNVNEQMTGLDTRITTNTENITANTEKITVLNGRVDRLDTRVDRIGAGAAALAGLHPLDYDPENKWDFAASYGNYNGANAVAIGAFYRPTANRMFSVGGSFGGGENMLNVGFSMKVGQETGISTSKIAMANEIRDLKTANEKMQQENKFMQQENKEMKNEIEILKQQVQQLMATK, from the coding sequence AGTAGCGGCTGTTGCCGTCGGCAATGAAGAGGAAGGATTTACCCGTCAGGTTACGGGCGTCGCCGCCGGCACGGAAGATACCGACGCGGTGAACGTGGTTCAGCTGAAAAAACTGGCCAGCAATGTAAACGAACAAATGACCGGGTTAGATACCCGCATCACAACGAACACTGAAAACATTACCGCGAACACTGAAAAAATTACCGTTTTAAACGGACGAGTCGATCGACTGGACACGAGAGTGGACAGAATCGGCGCGGGCGCGGCCGCGTTGGCGGGACTTCATCCCTTGGATTATGATCCCGAAAACAAATGGGACTTCGCGGCGAGCTATGGCAACTATAACGGCGCGAATGCGGTAGCCATCGGCGCATTCTATCGGCCGACCGCAAACAGAATGTTCAGCGTCGGCGGCTCGTTCGGCGGCGGCGAAAACATGCTGAATGTCGGCTTCTCCATGAAAGTGGGACAGGAAACAGGCATCAGCACTTCCAAAATCGCCATGGCGAACGAAATCAGAGATCTGAAAACCGCGAATGAGAAGATGCAGCAAGAAAATAAATTCATGCAGCAAGAAAACAAAGAAATGAAGAACGAAATCGAAATTTTGAAGCAACAAGTGCAGCAACTCATGGCAACAAAATAG